From the genome of Spinacia oleracea cultivar Varoflay chromosome 2, BTI_SOV_V1, whole genome shotgun sequence, one region includes:
- the LOC130467334 gene encoding protein FAR1-RELATED SEQUENCE 5-like → MDKAIREVFPKSRHRFCTWHIGENAVVNIKGVMAKEGFKRRFDYVLKYTDTVAEFEHYWNSLLADYNCAKHSWIIRLYSLKEKWCPAYNKEWFSGGVLSSQRSETTNHSISRRLHKTNGLCDFYKCFLDVIDEWRSKENKGDYNSSTGNKYYACSDNMLCMHARDVYTIAIYLIFEQRFIKAVGLRSERIRFEYPVSEYIVGHPTKDFIRHNVRFNELEMVVGCTCKSFGEIGILCSHILRVFIVHNVERIPN, encoded by the exons ATGGACAAGGCTATAAG GGAAGTGTTTCCAAAATCGAGGCATCGGTTTTGTACATGGCACATTGGAGAAAATGCTGTTGTAAACATCAAAGGTGTTATGGCCAAAGAAGGATTCAAACGTCGGtttgattatgttttgaaatATACTGACACAGTTGCTGAGTTCGAGCATTATTGGAATAG TCTTTTGGCTGATTACAATTGCGCTAAACATTCATGGATAATAAGGTTATATAGTTTGAAGGAGAAATGGTGTCCTGCATATAACAAAGAGTGGTTTTCTGGGGGTGTTTTGTCTTCTCAAAGGAGTGAGACTACAAATCATTCTATTTCTAGGAGGTTGCATAAAACCAATGGTTTATGTGATTTTTATAAGTGTTTTTTAGATGTCATTGATGAGTGGAGAAGTAAGGAGAACAAAGGAGATTATAATTCTTCTACTGGTAATAAATATTATGCATGTTCGGATAACATGTTATGTATGCATGCCCGGGATGTGTACACCATTgcaatatatttgatatttgagCAACGATTCATCAAAGCTGTTGGTTTGAGGAGTGAACGGATTCGTTTTGAGTATCCAGTTTCTGAGTATATTGTTGGTCATCCTACAAAGGATTTCATTAGACACAATGTCAGATTTAATGAGTTAGAAATGGTTGTTGGTTGTACTTGCAAGTCTTTTGGAGAAATAGGCATTCTTTGTTCTCATATCCTTCGAGTTTTTATCGTCCATAATGTTGAAAGGATTCCCAATTGA